GATTAACTGCAAAGCTACTGCATCATTTTCTTTTAAGTATTGCTCAACTTGTGCTGAACGATTTAATAGTAACTCATTATTTCCATCCTGCACCTCTTTTGTGACGATGTAATAACAAACAAAACCCGACAATATTAATATTGGAATGCTGAATATCAGGTAGTAAAGACTGGTTTTAGCTAGTAATTTCATTCCGCAGTTTTAAAATTATAACCTATTCCGTAGATGGTTTTCAGATAATCTTCACATTTTTTTTCCAATAACTTTTTCCGAAGATTTTTTACATGATTGTATATAAAATCAAAATTATCCAATCTATCGGCGTTGTCTCCCCAAAGATGTTCCGCTAAAGCATTTTTACTGACGACACGATTTTTATTGGCTATAAAATAAAGCAACAAATCGTATTCTTTAGAGGTCAAAATCACTGCTTTATTATGCACAAAAACACTTCTTTCAACTGGAAGAATTTTAATTTCATTGACAATAATTTCTAAATTACCATCAAAACTTTTTCGTCTAATTAAAGCTTTTATTCGGGAATTAAGTTCCGACAAATGAAAAGGTTTAGGCAAATAATCATCGGCGCCTAAATCTAAACCATAAATCTTATCATCAAGCGAATTTTTTGCCGAAATGATAATAACACCAGCTTTTGATTTTTTTAGCTTTATCTCTTTGATTAAATCCAATCCGGAACCATTGGGCAACGTAATATCTACCAAAATGCAATCATAGTCATACATCGCTATTTTCTGCTCGGCTTTACCATAATCAGAAGCAACTTCAACAACATTTCCTTCCATTTCAAAGTATTGTTGGATACTTTTTTGCAATTCCAATTGGTCTTCGATTAATAATATTTTCATGGTTGGTGAAGTAAGTAGTAATACAAATCTACAGTAAATTATATAATTGTATTTATTGAACTACGAACCGCAAAACTTTAGATTTCGTCGCCATAGTAATTTTACAAAAGTAAGTACCCGAATTCAAATCAGAGATAGCAATAGAACCTGAATTAATTTCATCGTTTGATATTGCCATTTGTTTTATGGTTCTACCTAATGTATCATAAATAAAAAGTTGCGTAGGCTCATTATCTGAATTCACATAGGTAAACTTCAACTCTTTATTTTGAATAGGATTAGGGGCTATGGTAAATTTAATATCTGTTAAACTAGAATCTCCAATACTTAAAGGACTTGTTGTAGCTAACCAAATAATGGTATTCATTAACAGTTTTTGATGATTTCCACTTGCATCAACAATATAACCATTATAAAGTGTGTCACCACTATCACCAGTCCCATCATCGGGAATTGAACTATCGCCAATAGCAACCACTTTTCCATTTTGATAAGTTGCTGAAGCACATAATACATTGGTTAATCCAATTGCACTTGAGCCAGTTTTATATACTAATCCAGTTGCAGTGTTATTTTGAGTTGTATTTAAGGTCATTGTTGTTCCGCCTGACCATTTTACTTGTGTAACATTCCCTGCTGTTCCATGAAGAATGGAATTTGCAGGAATATTGGCAATATTTGAAGAGGTTTGAGAAATGTCATTATAATCAAATGCAATTCCAAAAGGATTATTTTGGATGGTGTTATTACTCATCAAATCATTTAAAACTTGTGGAGCATCAACACCATCATTATTCCTGTCAGAGATAGTATGATCGGCAATAATGCACAATCCACCGCCATTTTGAACAAAACTTATAATAGCAGCTTTCTCGGTGGCTGTAAATGAAATATTAGGCTCATCAATTACAAATACTTTGTAATTACTCAAATCCTGCAAATTAGAAGTTAAGCCATAAGTTATTTGACCATTATAAGGCAAACTTTCTACTACATAGCCTTGTTTTACACAATCAATTCCCCAATTAGACAATCCACCATTCCAATAATCTTCGGGAGTTGATGCGGTTATATTAGATTGCAAAGGAGTTGGTATTCTTTGCGGGTTGGCTTCATTTCCAGTTCCAACTATTGCAGGACCAGATGAAAACCCTATATTGTGTGTATCAGAAT
The window above is part of the Flavobacterium sp. N1994 genome. Proteins encoded here:
- a CDS encoding response regulator transcription factor, translating into MKILLIEDQLELQKSIQQYFEMEGNVVEVASDYGKAEQKIAMYDYDCILVDITLPNGSGLDLIKEIKLKKSKAGVIIISAKNSLDDKIYGLDLGADDYLPKPFHLSELNSRIKALIRRKSFDGNLEIIVNEIKILPVERSVFVHNKAVILTSKEYDLLLYFIANKNRVVSKNALAEHLWGDNADRLDNFDFIYNHVKNLRKKLLEKKCEDYLKTIYGIGYNFKTAE
- a CDS encoding T9SS type A sorting domain-containing protein, with the protein product MKYILLFAFIILSVNTNAQIKILFDASKAESAGNADWVIDSDTHNIGFSSGPAIVGTGNEANPQRIPTPLQSNITASTPEDYWNGGLSNWGIDCVKQGYVVESLPYNGQITYGLTSNLQDLSNYKVFVIDEPNISFTATEKAAIISFVQNGGGLCIIADHTISDRNNDGVDAPQVLNDLMSNNTIQNNPFGIAFDYNDISQTSSNIANIPANSILHGTAGNVTQVKWSGGTTMTLNTTQNNTATGLVYKTGSSAIGLTNVLCASATYQNGKVVAIGDSSIPDDGTGDSGDTLYNGYIVDASGNHQKLLMNTIIWLATTSPLSIGDSSLTDIKFTIAPNPIQNKELKFTYVNSDNEPTQLFIYDTLGRTIKQMAISNDEINSGSIAISDLNSGTYFCKITMATKSKVLRFVVQ